The proteins below come from a single Gordonia pseudamarae genomic window:
- a CDS encoding ABC transporter permease: protein MTRTDFPAATRVPAQQARWARTWPPLSAIAVAVGVWWLCTGVLPADDSLVRQFAPHHVLPALGELTERGVLASDIGLSLRRLLVGLLIAVVLGIPAGLLIGLNSTVERATTPLVQFLRMISPLSWAPIAVALFGIGDQPVIFLIAAASVWPVILTTAGGVRAIDQGLLEVARSFHATRLELLTAVILPAIAAHVQTGVRVALGVGWVVLVPAEMLGVRSGLGYQILNARDQLAYDQVVAVIVVIGVLGSALDWLTRRALGARDE, encoded by the coding sequence ATGACCCGCACAGACTTCCCGGCCGCAACCCGCGTACCGGCGCAGCAGGCCCGGTGGGCGCGCACATGGCCGCCACTGTCGGCGATCGCCGTCGCCGTCGGCGTCTGGTGGCTGTGCACCGGCGTTCTTCCCGCCGACGACTCGCTCGTGCGCCAGTTCGCCCCGCACCATGTGTTGCCGGCGCTGGGCGAACTCACCGAACGCGGGGTGCTGGCCTCCGACATCGGGCTGAGCCTGCGCAGGCTGCTGGTCGGGCTGCTGATCGCCGTGGTCCTGGGCATCCCCGCGGGACTGCTCATCGGGCTCAACTCCACGGTGGAGCGGGCGACCACACCGCTGGTGCAGTTTCTGCGGATGATCTCGCCGTTGTCGTGGGCGCCGATCGCGGTGGCGCTGTTCGGCATCGGCGATCAACCGGTGATCTTCCTGATCGCGGCCGCCTCGGTGTGGCCGGTGATCCTCACCACTGCCGGCGGGGTACGGGCGATCGATCAGGGTCTGCTCGAGGTCGCCCGGTCGTTTCACGCGACCAGGCTCGAGCTGCTCACCGCGGTCATCCTGCCCGCGATCGCGGCGCACGTGCAGACGGGGGTCCGGGTGGCACTCGGGGTCGGCTGGGTCGTGCTGGTTCCGGCGGAGATGCTCGGTGTCCGGTCCGGACTGGGCTATCAGATCCTGAACGCACGCGACCAGCTCGCCTACGACCAGGTGGTCGCGGTGATCGTGGTGATCGGGGTTCTCGGCTCCGCCCTCGACTGGCTGACCCGCCGGGCGTTGGGCGCACGCGACGAGTAA
- a CDS encoding ABC transporter substrate-binding protein — MNAAGMSRRTLLATGAALAAAGGIAGIADLGRAALADSPNHGGRLLVGYLPITDASPLLIAHAAGLYRPGAASVARPVLFRSWASLAEAFVTRQVDVVHLLMPMAVQLRYALGSSVRVLGWNHTNGSALTVAPHITDLGQLAGRQVAIPFWWSIHNIVLQRLLRSRGLRPVIRRAASASAGTVELIVMSPSDMVPALANGSIAGYVVADPFNAMAEIRGIGRIHTFLGDVWRDHACCALLVHEDLIEGTPEVVHGIADSVVAAQLRTDRDRRAAAAALAAGRYLPQPKPAITKALSYDPGGYSLRHPDWQPQRLGLRAFPFPSFTQRLVEEMGQTVVDGDRRFLDRLDPARVHEDLVDDTFIRAAIDRHGGPAALGLPATLTRTEQVETR; from the coding sequence ATGAACGCCGCAGGAATGTCGCGGCGCACGCTGCTGGCCACCGGCGCGGCGCTCGCGGCCGCTGGTGGGATCGCCGGCATCGCCGACCTCGGACGTGCCGCGCTGGCCGATTCGCCGAACCACGGCGGCCGCCTGCTCGTCGGCTATCTGCCCATCACCGATGCCTCGCCGTTGCTGATCGCCCATGCCGCCGGCCTCTACCGGCCGGGGGCGGCCAGTGTCGCCAGGCCGGTCCTGTTCCGCAGCTGGGCCTCGCTGGCCGAGGCCTTCGTCACCCGCCAGGTGGATGTGGTGCATCTGCTGATGCCGATGGCGGTCCAGTTGCGATACGCACTGGGCAGTTCGGTGCGGGTCCTCGGCTGGAACCACACCAACGGCTCGGCGCTGACCGTCGCGCCCCACATCACAGATCTCGGGCAACTGGCCGGGCGCCAGGTGGCGATTCCGTTCTGGTGGTCGATCCACAACATCGTGCTGCAGCGGCTGCTGCGCTCACGCGGGTTGCGGCCGGTGATCAGGCGGGCCGCCTCGGCGTCGGCGGGAACCGTGGAGCTGATCGTGATGAGCCCCTCGGACATGGTTCCCGCGCTGGCCAATGGCTCCATTGCCGGCTATGTGGTGGCCGACCCGTTCAACGCGATGGCCGAGATCCGCGGGATCGGCCGGATCCATACCTTCCTGGGCGATGTGTGGCGCGATCACGCGTGTTGCGCGCTGCTGGTCCACGAGGACCTGATCGAGGGCACACCGGAGGTTGTGCACGGTATCGCCGATTCGGTGGTGGCCGCGCAACTCCGGACCGATCGCGATCGGCGGGCGGCGGCCGCGGCGCTGGCGGCCGGCAGGTATCTCCCACAGCCGAAACCGGCCATCACCAAGGCGCTCTCCTACGATCCGGGCGGGTATTCGCTGCGCCACCCGGATTGGCAACCACAACGACTCGGTCTGCGCGCCTTCCCGTTTCCGAGTTTCACGCAGCGGCTCGTCGAAGAGATGGGGCAAACGGTCGTCGACGGCGACCGGCGGTTCCTGGACCGCCTCGATCCGGCGCGGGTGCACGAGGACCTCGTCGATGACACCTTCATCCGGGCGGCGATCGACCGGCACGGCGGACCGGCGGCGCTCGGACTTCCCGCCACCCTCACCCGCACCGAACAGGTGGAGACACGATGA
- a CDS encoding enoyl-CoA hydratase-related protein — translation MTQFEDITYEVDGAAGLITINRPQRYNAFRAKTVDELISAFQQAWTDRAVRAVILTGSGEKAFCTGGDVKQRAETGDYGPSELGRFRISDLHKLMRDIPKPVIAAVNGIAIGGGHVLQVLADVSIAADTARFGQAGPRVGSFDAGFGSAYLARVVGEKKAREIWMFCRQYSADDALAMGLINKVVPADQLLTEAKSWAADAAALSPTAIKFLKQSFNADTDHQAGLSNMAMTALDMFGVSPEGMEGATAFAQKRTPDFDSVVDWH, via the coding sequence ATGACCCAGTTCGAAGACATCACCTACGAGGTCGACGGCGCGGCCGGACTCATCACGATCAACCGGCCGCAGCGCTACAACGCGTTCCGCGCCAAGACCGTCGACGAGCTCATCTCCGCCTTCCAACAGGCCTGGACCGACCGGGCGGTGCGCGCGGTGATCCTGACCGGCTCGGGCGAGAAGGCCTTCTGCACCGGCGGCGATGTGAAGCAACGTGCCGAGACCGGCGACTACGGACCCAGCGAACTCGGCCGGTTCCGCATCTCCGACCTCCACAAGCTGATGCGCGACATTCCCAAGCCCGTCATCGCCGCCGTCAACGGCATCGCCATCGGCGGCGGGCATGTGTTGCAGGTTCTCGCCGACGTCTCGATCGCCGCCGACACCGCCCGATTCGGGCAGGCCGGCCCGCGCGTCGGATCCTTCGACGCGGGCTTCGGCTCGGCCTACCTCGCCCGCGTGGTCGGGGAGAAGAAGGCACGCGAGATCTGGATGTTCTGCCGCCAGTACAGCGCCGACGACGCGCTGGCGATGGGACTGATCAACAAGGTGGTTCCGGCCGACCAGCTGCTGACCGAGGCCAAGTCCTGGGCCGCCGATGCCGCGGCGCTGAGCCCCACCGCCATCAAGTTCCTCAAGCAGTCGTTCAACGCCGACACCGATCACCAGGCGGGACTGTCGAACATGGCCATGACCGCACTCGACATGTTCGGGGTGTCGCCGGAAGGGATGGAAGGCGCCACCGCTTTCGCGCAGAAGCGCACCCCCGACTTCGATTCCGTAGTCGACTGGCACTGA
- a CDS encoding DUF4242 domain-containing protein: MSLYLYELVPTTADRGGAESAIKYLDGRIRDAGGDLIETQVAAGATRVFAIAEFSGCRAADLTGGADEAGTITGPHQVRLVGAELSDIKAVRPTAGYLVEWDLPADLDMESYLARKKANAPRYAQVPEVSFLRTYVREDMDKCLCFYDAPDESAVLRAREAVSTPVDRVHALER, from the coding sequence ATGTCGCTGTATCTGTACGAACTCGTGCCCACCACCGCCGATCGCGGCGGTGCCGAATCAGCCATCAAATATCTCGACGGCCGCATCCGTGACGCCGGTGGCGACCTCATCGAAACGCAGGTCGCGGCCGGGGCCACCAGAGTCTTCGCGATCGCCGAGTTCTCCGGCTGCCGGGCCGCCGACCTGACCGGCGGTGCGGACGAGGCCGGGACGATCACCGGTCCACACCAGGTGCGTCTGGTCGGCGCCGAACTGTCCGACATCAAGGCCGTCCGTCCCACCGCCGGCTACCTCGTGGAATGGGATCTGCCCGCCGACCTCGACATGGAGTCCTACCTCGCCCGCAAGAAGGCCAATGCCCCCCGGTACGCACAGGTCCCGGAGGTGAGCTTCCTGCGCACGTACGTCCGCGAGGATATGGACAAATGCCTCTGCTTCTACGATGCGCCCGACGAGTCCGCGGTGCTGCGGGCCCGCGAAGCGGTGTCGACTCCGGTCGACCGCGTACACGCCCTCGAACGATGA
- a CDS encoding acyl-CoA dehydrogenase family protein, whose product MTATSPPPSIATADPALDRAVASVAARAGDLDAAHTGTRIDLAALGQAGLLGRGLGTDLPAAVEVLERLATRSLAVAFSAWAQRMSLEYLWRAPSRLRAAHLEPVGSGTRTGVTAMAAGFKHVAGVAELPLIATPTADGYRVSGPIHWATNVYPDSLIVLPARTIEGRTLVAVVDADAPGVTIRPEPALIGLGSTASTSLILDGVAVAHHDIVSDDLYRFCREVRPTFLLLQTSFCVGAASASIDAAAGALTGLGEVFAEEHAVLAGEHGRIRNLLYTYASNCSGRHPAAITELRLHAAQNAVAATRLESTLAGGAGYATGTAANRRFREAAFLPIQSPSEGQLRWELAQSRRTSQTGPAPRFSGTRHSGWSADTSVSTTPRSSPEST is encoded by the coding sequence ATGACGGCGACGAGCCCGCCGCCCTCGATCGCCACCGCCGACCCGGCGCTGGATCGGGCGGTCGCCTCGGTGGCTGCCCGTGCGGGCGATCTGGACGCCGCACACACCGGCACCCGGATCGATCTCGCGGCGCTCGGACAGGCCGGTCTCCTCGGCCGCGGACTGGGCACGGATCTGCCCGCCGCCGTCGAGGTGCTCGAGCGGCTGGCGACGCGCAGTCTGGCCGTCGCCTTCTCCGCGTGGGCCCAGCGGATGAGCCTGGAATACCTCTGGCGGGCACCGTCCCGGCTCCGCGCGGCGCATCTGGAGCCGGTCGGTTCGGGTACACGCACCGGGGTCACCGCCATGGCGGCCGGGTTCAAACATGTTGCCGGGGTGGCCGAACTCCCCCTGATCGCGACCCCCACCGCCGACGGGTACCGGGTGAGCGGGCCGATCCACTGGGCGACGAATGTGTACCCGGATTCGCTGATCGTGTTGCCGGCCCGCACGATCGAGGGCCGCACGTTGGTCGCCGTGGTCGACGCCGATGCCCCCGGCGTCACCATCCGGCCCGAACCCGCCCTCATCGGCCTGGGTTCGACCGCGTCGACATCGCTGATTCTCGACGGCGTCGCAGTCGCCCATCACGACATCGTCAGCGACGACCTGTACCGATTCTGCCGCGAGGTGCGCCCGACGTTCCTGTTGCTGCAGACGTCGTTCTGCGTGGGCGCGGCATCGGCGTCGATCGATGCGGCCGCGGGGGCGTTGACCGGACTGGGTGAGGTGTTCGCCGAGGAACACGCCGTTCTGGCCGGCGAGCACGGCCGTATCCGGAACCTGTTGTACACGTACGCATCCAACTGTTCCGGTCGGCACCCGGCGGCCATCACCGAGCTTCGGCTGCACGCGGCCCAGAACGCCGTCGCGGCGACCCGGCTGGAATCGACCCTCGCCGGCGGCGCCGGCTATGCGACCGGAACCGCGGCCAACCGCCGGTTCCGCGAAGCCGCATTCCTGCCCATCCAATCACCCTCGGAAGGACAACTGAGATGGGAACTCGCCCAATCCCGCCGAACATCCCAGACCGGGCCCGCACCCCGGTTCAGCGGGACACGGCACTCCGGCTGGTCGGCGGATACAAGCGTTTCCACGACACCCCGGTCCTCACCGGAGTCGACCTGA
- a CDS encoding TetR/AcrR family transcriptional regulator: MTSSSIGVSATEAARAASAAVRSRQILDAAARLMERRGSESVSMQALAEEAGVSVGLIYRYFGGKEQVLLAVIVDVLRAFAEDVPAAMEAAGGDPIRRLSAAFEAYCRVIDRYRHAAVLTYRESNALSAEGRTEIKRLEIETSEPLREAVRQGVDAGLLIADDPDLVAYNLLLLAHSWALKHWYFERTMTLDQYIAAQRTLALKAVLPPQGLRTYADLIDH; encoded by the coding sequence ATGACCAGCAGTTCTATCGGCGTCAGCGCCACCGAGGCCGCACGTGCGGCAAGCGCTGCCGTACGTTCCCGCCAGATCCTCGACGCAGCCGCACGCTTGATGGAGCGCCGCGGTTCGGAGTCGGTGTCCATGCAGGCCCTCGCCGAGGAGGCCGGCGTCAGTGTGGGTTTGATCTATCGCTACTTCGGCGGCAAGGAGCAGGTGCTGCTGGCCGTGATCGTCGACGTCCTGCGCGCCTTCGCCGAGGATGTCCCGGCCGCGATGGAAGCCGCGGGCGGCGACCCCATCCGCAGACTCTCGGCGGCCTTCGAGGCGTACTGCCGGGTGATCGACCGCTATCGGCACGCGGCCGTCCTGACCTACCGCGAGAGCAACGCACTCTCGGCCGAAGGGCGTACCGAGATCAAACGCCTGGAGATCGAGACCAGCGAGCCACTGCGCGAAGCGGTGCGCCAGGGTGTCGACGCGGGCCTGCTCATCGCCGACGACCCGGACCTGGTCGCCTACAACCTGCTGCTGCTGGCCCACTCGTGGGCGCTCAAGCATTGGTATTTCGAGCGGACGATGACGCTCGACCAGTACATCGCCGCCCAGCGGACACTCGCGCTGAAGGCGGTCCTTCCGCCGCAGGGCCTGCGGACCTACGCCGACCTGATCGACCACTGA
- a CDS encoding acyl-CoA dehydrogenase family protein — translation MDYGFDEDQRDFRTEVGRWADKVLAPHYQSDDKTATLRRQQVEDMAAMGMTGLRIPEQYGGQEASAVIAGIAAEEVGRADFNAGYLIINTALISDILVRNATDEQKSAWLPAIASGETVPCIMITEPGHGTDAAALTLRAEKTDEGWSLNGEKTSITLGMAADRAVVLARTGGPGARGVSAFWVDMDSPGISRTAFDDLGSRAIGRATIYFDNVRVSQDRLIGAEGGGFVSVMEGFDYSRAIIGLLCLGAAQQSLDEAMQWARDREAFGRPIGTFQGVSFPLAEAATYITGARHVCYEALWRKDNDLDHSAQAAMAKFWAPKLSVDVIHQCLLTLGHIGYSTEHKVGQRLRDVIGLEIGDGTAQVSKLVISRNLLGRSFAP, via the coding sequence ATGGACTACGGATTCGATGAGGACCAGCGGGACTTCCGCACCGAGGTGGGCCGGTGGGCGGACAAGGTGCTCGCCCCGCACTACCAGAGCGACGACAAGACGGCGACCCTGCGTAGGCAGCAGGTCGAGGACATGGCCGCGATGGGGATGACGGGCCTGCGGATCCCCGAACAGTACGGCGGCCAGGAGGCATCGGCCGTCATCGCGGGGATCGCCGCAGAGGAGGTCGGGCGTGCGGACTTCAACGCCGGCTACCTGATCATCAACACCGCTCTCATCAGCGACATCCTGGTGCGCAACGCCACCGACGAGCAGAAGTCGGCCTGGCTGCCGGCGATCGCATCGGGAGAGACCGTCCCGTGCATCATGATCACCGAACCGGGCCACGGCACCGACGCCGCCGCACTCACGCTGCGTGCGGAGAAGACCGACGAAGGCTGGAGCCTCAACGGCGAGAAGACCTCGATCACCCTGGGCATGGCCGCCGACAGGGCCGTCGTGCTCGCCCGCACCGGCGGACCCGGCGCTCGCGGGGTCTCGGCGTTCTGGGTCGACATGGACAGCCCGGGCATCTCCCGGACCGCCTTCGACGACCTGGGCAGCCGGGCCATCGGCCGCGCCACCATCTACTTCGACAACGTGCGGGTCAGCCAGGACCGGCTCATCGGAGCCGAGGGCGGCGGCTTCGTCTCGGTGATGGAGGGGTTCGACTACTCCCGGGCGATCATCGGGCTCCTGTGCCTGGGCGCCGCGCAGCAATCGCTGGACGAGGCGATGCAGTGGGCGCGTGACCGCGAGGCCTTCGGACGACCGATCGGTACGTTCCAGGGCGTATCCTTCCCGCTCGCGGAGGCCGCGACCTACATCACCGGCGCCCGCCATGTCTGCTACGAGGCGTTGTGGCGCAAGGACAACGACCTGGATCACTCCGCGCAGGCCGCGATGGCCAAGTTCTGGGCACCCAAGCTCTCTGTCGATGTCATCCACCAGTGCCTGCTCACTCTCGGCCACATCGGGTACTCGACCGAACACAAGGTCGGCCAACGACTGCGCGACGTCATCGGCCTGGAGATCGGTGACGGCACCGCGCAGGTCTCCAAACTCGTCATCTCCCGCAATCTTCTCGGCCGCAGCTTCGCGCCCTGA
- a CDS encoding ABC transporter ATP-binding protein, with protein MVGGYKRFHDTPVLTGVDLTVHEHEFVAVTGRSGSGKSTLLRILAGLDTLDAGTIHWTGGGSSGRPHTGVVFQQPRLMPWLTVGENIAYGGRFRAHRDHFDAAHATGLLSRFGLHDLAERTPDQLSGGQAQRVAIIRAVAIGPELLLLDEPFSALDPSIRADLRGWLREVTAELDMTVVLITHDIDEAIELADRIVLLGDTGTIRDEWVVASAPTRDCLRREIFGSYSGAVGADPVGEPA; from the coding sequence CTGGTCGGCGGATACAAGCGTTTCCACGACACCCCGGTCCTCACCGGAGTCGACCTGACCGTGCACGAACACGAGTTCGTCGCGGTCACCGGCCGCAGCGGTTCCGGCAAGTCCACGCTGCTGCGCATCCTGGCCGGACTCGACACCCTCGACGCCGGCACGATTCATTGGACGGGTGGCGGATCGTCGGGCCGCCCACACACCGGCGTGGTCTTCCAGCAGCCGAGGCTGATGCCATGGCTCACGGTGGGCGAGAACATCGCGTACGGCGGCCGGTTCCGTGCACACCGCGACCATTTCGACGCCGCACACGCCACCGGCCTGCTCTCCCGGTTCGGCCTGCACGATCTCGCCGAGCGCACACCCGATCAGCTGTCCGGCGGTCAGGCGCAGCGGGTCGCGATCATCCGCGCCGTGGCGATCGGACCCGAGCTGTTGTTGCTCGACGAGCCGTTCAGCGCTCTGGATCCGTCGATCCGCGCCGACCTGCGTGGGTGGCTGCGCGAAGTCACCGCCGAACTGGACATGACGGTGGTACTGATCACCCACGACATCGACGAGGCGATCGAGCTCGCCGACCGCATCGTGCTGCTCGGTGACACCGGAACGATCCGCGACGAGTGGGTGGTCGCGTCGGCCCCGACGAGGGACTGCCTGCGGCGGGAAATTTTCGGGAGCTATTCCGGCGCAGTCGGCGCCGACCCGGTCGGGGAACCGGCATGA
- a CDS encoding TetR/AcrR family transcriptional regulator, producing MSVSESTTQPGAAPPAPGTPARRLLDSATKLFKAQGIRAVGIDLLLRDAGVAKASLYSSFGSKDGLVEAYLQYLDQTDRNRWADAVAAVTEPGQRILTFFDLAIRGGPTGNFRGCHYANAATEFPEADLRAVREHREWVFGTIRGQLAALGNPQPGAPAAEIQLIYDGALSGAKFDRSVAPIELGRALAADVIDRSRLIDGDRW from the coding sequence GTGAGTGTGAGCGAATCGACGACGCAGCCCGGCGCGGCCCCGCCCGCCCCCGGAACCCCGGCGCGGCGCCTCCTGGACTCGGCCACCAAACTATTTAAGGCACAAGGAATTCGGGCTGTCGGCATTGACCTTCTACTACGCGATGCCGGTGTTGCGAAGGCAAGTCTCTACTCGTCCTTCGGTTCCAAGGACGGCCTTGTCGAGGCCTACCTCCAGTATTTGGATCAGACTGATCGCAACAGATGGGCCGACGCGGTGGCAGCGGTGACCGAGCCCGGACAACGCATTCTGACGTTCTTCGATCTGGCGATCCGCGGCGGGCCGACCGGCAACTTCCGCGGCTGCCACTACGCGAACGCCGCCACCGAGTTTCCCGAGGCCGATCTGCGCGCGGTGCGCGAACACCGCGAGTGGGTCTTCGGCACGATCCGCGGGCAACTGGCGGCACTGGGCAATCCACAGCCCGGCGCACCGGCCGCCGAGATCCAGTTGATCTACGACGGCGCGCTGTCGGGCGCCAAGTTCGACCGGTCGGTGGCGCCGATCGAGTTGGGTCGCGCCCTGGCGGCCGACGTCATCGACCGGAGCCGTCTCATCGACGGTGATCGGTGGTGA